The following nucleotide sequence is from Carboxydothermus pertinax.
GCTGCAGTTAATGTAGTCTTACCATGGTCAACGTGGCCGATGGTTCCAATGTTTACGTGGGGTTTTACCCGCTCAAATTTTGCTTTCGCCATCCATACTCCTCCTTTTTAAATTTCTTTTAATTAAAAAGTTTAACGTCGCTATGTAAATAGTTATGCCAACATTATCTATTCTACATCATTACCATTTTTCCTGCTGCTTAAAACCCAAAAGACGATAATTTTCAGTAAATCTCCAATAAACTACATTAGGAAAACAAAAAACCGGTCATTGACCGGTTAGCTTCAGGGACAATGGTGGCGGCGCAGGGACTCGAACCCCGGACACTGCGGGTATGAACCGCATGCTCTAGCCAGCTGAGCTACGCCGCCATAAATAAAAAATGGAGCCACTAACCGGGATTGAACCGGTGACCTCGTCCTTACCAAGGACGCGCTCTACCTACTGAGCTATAGTGGCCTGGTTGCGGGGGGAGGATTTGAACCTCCGACCTTCGGGTTATGAGCCCGACGAGCTACCAGCTGCTCCACCCCGCGTCGCAAAATTTATTATATCATAATCACTAGAAAATGCAAGATAGATTTTACTGGTATTTAATGGAGCTGGCGACAGGACTTGAACCTGCAACCCTCTGATTACAAGTCAGATGCTCTACCGATTGAGCTACGCCAGCACCAGCGTCAATTATTTTAACAAATTGAATTCTTAGCTGTCAATAGGTTAAAAACAGGTATAAAAATTTAAATCCCCGGTCCCCCGGGGGTTAGTTTTTATTCTAATCCTCTACATTCTAAGTATTTCTCAAGCTTTCTTTTTACCCGTTGCAGGGCATTATCGATAGACTTCACATGTCGTTTTAATTCACATGCAATTTCTTGATAGGACTTTCCTTCGAGGTAATAAATCAAAACTTTCCACTCCAAAGAACTTAAGATTTCATTCATCTTGCCCTCTATATCAGCAAACTCTTCCCGACTGATAATTAACTCTTCAGGATCGGCCAC
It contains:
- a CDS encoding GTP-binding protein produces the protein MAKAKFERVKPHVNIGTIGHVDHGKTTLTAA